A region of Lichenibacterium dinghuense DNA encodes the following proteins:
- a CDS encoding response regulator transcription factor, translating into MSEFAAPTIRLKKISSRPRLMVVEDDDVTRAMIGTYMSDQSFEVSEAETGEAALRLLKRWPADVVFIDIQLPDCDGLDLARTIRASSAVGIIFVTQNSSETDRIMALELAGDDYVSKPVNLRELLARTRALLRRRQMDRRAARDDSVVTFGNWLIDNTRRELTTLEGEPIRLTRGEFDLIAALVQADGRPLSRDYLVEVVSNRETEVGERTVDALVARLRRKLKSAPGPEAPIVTVNGFGYRLGLAIDRDR; encoded by the coding sequence GTGAGCGAGTTCGCGGCACCGACCATTCGGCTGAAGAAGATCTCGAGCCGCCCGCGCCTGATGGTGGTCGAAGACGACGACGTCACGCGCGCCATGATCGGGACCTACATGTCCGATCAATCGTTCGAGGTGTCGGAGGCCGAGACCGGGGAGGCCGCCCTCCGCCTGCTCAAGCGGTGGCCCGCGGACGTCGTCTTCATCGACATCCAGCTGCCCGACTGCGACGGCCTGGACCTCGCGCGCACCATCCGGGCGTCGAGCGCCGTCGGCATCATCTTCGTCACGCAGAACAGCAGCGAGACGGACCGCATCATGGCCCTGGAGCTGGCGGGGGACGATTACGTGTCGAAGCCCGTCAACCTGCGCGAGCTGCTCGCGCGGACGCGCGCCCTGCTCCGCCGCCGGCAGATGGATCGCAGGGCCGCGCGGGACGATTCCGTCGTGACCTTCGGGAATTGGCTCATCGACAACACCCGCCGCGAACTGACCACGCTCGAGGGCGAACCGATCCGGCTCACGCGGGGCGAGTTCGACCTGATCGCGGCCCTGGTCCAGGCCGACGGGCGCCCGCTCAGCCGGGACTACCTCGTGGAGGTGGTGAGCAACCGCGAGACCGAGGTGGGCGAGCGCACGGTGGACGCCCTCGTGGCCCGGCTGCGCCGCAAGCTGAAGAGCGCGCCGGGACCGGAAGCGCCGATCGTGACGGTGAACGGGTTCGGGTACCGGCTCGGCCTCGCCATCGACCGCGACCGCTGA